One stretch of Natronobacterium gregoryi SP2 DNA includes these proteins:
- a CDS encoding DNA methyltransferase: protein MPADGDDDRHRQSRLFTDEDGEFDADRALEESLPIEDGEVVDTDDLADHQRYVEGRGIYDDRNRINDLTGKEWKYATKSVVAEGYPPDIQHDLRSEHGGQKPPRLCAELIGRFSKAGETVLDPFAGVGGTLLGASVCEHEGTGLREAIGFERNGRWIEIYEEVLVRENEERRARGEPPLAPQEMRHGDCAALIADVDDASVDLLLTDVPYWHMDELEQTRNERETRESKLDSFDERSSAASQSKTAWLEDMAEKFDRFADAVTDAGHLVVFIGDMYREQSYEFLSADLARVIESAAPVTLAANLVWYDPTKELHVYGYPFSFVPSMVHQTVLVFRRDDR from the coding sequence ATGCCAGCGGACGGGGACGACGACCGACACCGTCAGAGCCGCCTGTTTACCGACGAGGACGGCGAGTTCGACGCCGATCGTGCACTCGAGGAGTCGCTACCGATCGAGGACGGCGAGGTAGTCGACACTGACGACCTCGCGGACCACCAGCGGTACGTCGAGGGACGTGGCATCTACGACGACCGAAACCGGATCAACGACCTCACTGGAAAGGAGTGGAAGTACGCCACGAAGTCCGTGGTCGCCGAGGGGTACCCGCCGGATATCCAGCACGACTTGCGCAGCGAACACGGCGGTCAGAAACCGCCGAGGCTGTGTGCGGAACTGATCGGGCGGTTCAGCAAGGCGGGCGAGACCGTGCTCGACCCGTTCGCGGGCGTCGGCGGCACCCTGCTGGGCGCGAGTGTCTGCGAACACGAGGGGACCGGGCTGCGCGAGGCGATCGGCTTCGAGCGCAACGGACGCTGGATCGAGATCTACGAGGAGGTCCTCGTGCGTGAAAACGAGGAACGGCGGGCCCGCGGCGAGCCACCACTTGCACCCCAGGAGATGCGCCACGGTGACTGTGCGGCGCTGATCGCAGACGTCGACGACGCGTCCGTCGACCTCCTACTGACCGACGTCCCCTACTGGCACATGGACGAACTCGAGCAAACCAGAAACGAACGCGAGACCAGAGAGAGCAAACTGGACTCGTTCGACGAGAGATCGAGTGCGGCGAGTCAGAGCAAGACGGCGTGGCTCGAGGACATGGCCGAGAAGTTCGACCGGTTCGCCGACGCGGTGACGGATGCGGGCCACTTGGTCGTCTTCATCGGGGACATGTACCGCGAGCAGTCCTACGAGTTCCTGTCGGCGGACCTCGCGCGGGTGATCGAGTCGGCCGCGCCCGTGACGCTCGCGGCGAATCTGGTCTGGTACGACCCGACGAAAGAGTTGCACGTCTACGGCTATCCGTTCTCGTTTGTCCCCTCGATGGTTCACCAGACCGTGCTGGTATTTCGGCGCGACGACCGGTGA
- a CDS encoding NAD-dependent epimerase/dehydratase family protein codes for MTDVAITGASGRVGRETIEALSDEGFELTLFSHSETDDLETTTLEVADYEAVVDALVGQDVVVHLAANPDPRAEWRSVREPNIDGAYNVYEAAAETGVERVVFASSNHAVNMDNAVSGDRPESTVDEPDVVRPGDVADPDTYYGVTKAFGEALGSYYAKRHGIDVVALRIGWLLTRDELRSEIEDRDDAGERYARAMWLSPADCQRLMAAAVTVPLEQTLTTAHGISNNTRRFLSLTETMIELGYRPRDDSADVLEGDGGRQGSLETG; via the coding sequence ATGACGGACGTCGCGATCACCGGTGCGTCGGGACGTGTCGGCAGGGAGACGATCGAAGCGCTCTCTGACGAGGGCTTCGAGTTGACGCTTTTTTCTCACAGCGAGACTGACGACCTCGAGACGACGACCCTCGAGGTCGCCGACTACGAGGCAGTCGTCGACGCGCTCGTAGGACAGGACGTGGTGGTTCATCTCGCGGCAAATCCCGATCCGCGTGCGGAGTGGCGGAGCGTCAGGGAACCGAATATAGACGGCGCGTACAACGTCTACGAGGCCGCGGCCGAAACCGGCGTAGAGCGGGTCGTCTTCGCGAGTTCGAACCACGCAGTCAACATGGACAACGCGGTGTCGGGGGACCGGCCGGAGTCGACGGTCGACGAGCCAGACGTGGTTCGGCCCGGCGACGTGGCCGATCCAGACACCTACTACGGTGTCACGAAAGCCTTCGGCGAGGCGCTGGGGTCCTACTACGCGAAACGCCACGGGATCGACGTGGTCGCTTTGCGGATCGGCTGGCTGCTCACTCGCGACGAACTCCGTTCGGAGATCGAAGATCGCGACGACGCTGGTGAGCGGTACGCTCGAGCGATGTGGCTCAGTCCAGCGGACTGCCAGCGGCTGATGGCCGCAGCCGTGACTGTCCCGCTCGAGCAGACGCTGACGACTGCCCACGGCATCTCGAACAACACTCGCCGGTTCCTCTCGCTGACCGAGACGATGATCGAGTTGGGCTATCGGCCGCGAGACGACTCGGCTGACGTGCTCGAGGGTGACGGTGGGAGACAGGGGAGCCTCGAGACGGGGTAG
- a CDS encoding glutathione S-transferase family protein, with protein sequence MNTLVDGEWRTDAYETTDEDGSFERQETTFRDWVRDDPDARFRPEAGRYHLYVSAACPWAHRTLVTRTLLGLEDAISVSVVDPYRDTGGWQFTPEKEGCTRDHVHDADYLRELYVKADPDVTCRVTVPVLWDTAQDTIVNNESEEIMRMFDTEFETQATRDVDLYPDGYRETVDQVIEEIYEPINNGVYRAGFATEQAPYDEAVTELFSALDHWDDVLADQRYLAGDRLTEADIAMFTTLIRFDNVYHTHFMCNVQYVRDYENLWPYLRDLYQTPGVAETVDMDHITEHYYTTHPDVNPHQIIARGPDLDLESPHDRDDLPGEPPSDLVALADD encoded by the coding sequence ATGAACACGCTCGTCGACGGCGAGTGGCGAACCGACGCGTACGAGACGACAGACGAGGACGGTTCCTTCGAGCGCCAGGAAACGACGTTCCGCGACTGGGTCCGCGACGACCCCGACGCCCGGTTCCGGCCCGAGGCAGGCCGATACCACCTCTACGTCTCCGCTGCTTGCCCGTGGGCCCACCGGACGCTCGTGACGCGGACGCTTCTGGGACTCGAGGACGCGATTTCGGTGTCGGTCGTCGACCCCTATCGGGACACGGGCGGCTGGCAGTTCACCCCCGAAAAAGAAGGCTGTACGCGCGACCACGTCCACGACGCCGACTACCTACGCGAACTCTACGTGAAAGCCGACCCGGACGTGACCTGTCGTGTGACGGTGCCGGTGCTGTGGGACACGGCGCAAGACACCATCGTCAACAACGAGTCCGAAGAAATCATGCGGATGTTCGACACCGAATTCGAAACGCAAGCGACTCGAGATGTCGATCTCTACCCGGACGGCTATCGGGAAACGGTCGACCAGGTCATCGAGGAGATTTACGAGCCGATCAACAACGGCGTCTACCGCGCCGGGTTCGCAACCGAACAGGCCCCCTACGACGAGGCCGTCACAGAACTGTTCTCGGCGCTAGACCACTGGGACGACGTTCTGGCGGACCAGCGATATCTCGCTGGCGACCGGCTCACCGAAGCCGATATCGCGATGTTCACGACGCTGATCCGGTTCGACAACGTCTATCACACCCACTTCATGTGTAACGTCCAGTACGTCCGAGACTACGAGAACCTCTGGCCGTACCTCCGAGATCTATATCAGACACCAGGTGTCGCCGAGACGGTCGACATGGACCACATCACGGAACACTACTACACGACCCACCCGGACGTGAACCCCCACCAAATTATCGCTCGAGGACCGGACCTCGACCTCGAGTCACCACACGACCGGGACGACCTACCGGGCGAGCCACCGAGCGACCTCGTCGCACTGGCAGACGACTGA
- a CDS encoding DUF7093 family protein codes for MVLRCSLLGHDFGEPEVEREREERGSEVVVTVQEFEECVRCGERNVISENTEVTSLPDGADVGSLPDDHEFKSTPEVTSEPDFEPAEPTDVDTNDVETEDIGADAAEAEDIGADAAEAEDVEIIDAEEPETADDGDAEPETATADATTVDEARDDEHDVPDDGGEILDADSSSPTQNRDRSHGEWPESPDVDHSADEAKRTEWPDTGDESADDTVVLEHDDAEYVTDSPDEIRVGTKDETTVTDSTPTDATVDDGRQESADFDSGSGIERDDSVPTPTENVVTADDGPSEFYCPRCEYVVTNDRGSLRAGDICPDCRKGYLAERSRR; via the coding sequence ATGGTCCTGCGATGTTCGCTGCTCGGTCACGACTTCGGTGAGCCAGAAGTCGAACGCGAGCGCGAAGAACGGGGCAGTGAGGTCGTCGTCACCGTCCAGGAGTTCGAGGAGTGTGTCCGCTGTGGCGAGCGCAACGTCATCAGCGAGAACACGGAAGTAACGAGTCTCCCGGACGGAGCGGACGTCGGTTCGCTGCCCGACGATCACGAGTTCAAATCCACACCCGAGGTCACCTCGGAGCCGGATTTCGAGCCTGCCGAACCGACCGACGTCGACACCAACGACGTCGAAACCGAAGACATCGGAGCCGATGCCGCCGAAGCCGAAGACATCGGAGCCGATGCCGCCGAAGCCGAAGACGTCGAGATTATCGACGCCGAGGAACCCGAGACAGCCGACGACGGCGACGCCGAACCCGAAACTGCGACGGCGGACGCCACGACCGTAGACGAAGCCCGCGACGACGAGCACGACGTTCCCGACGACGGCGGAGAGATCCTGGACGCCGACTCGAGTAGTCCGACCCAGAACCGCGACCGTAGCCACGGCGAGTGGCCGGAGTCGCCGGACGTCGATCACTCGGCCGACGAAGCAAAGCGAACAGAGTGGCCAGACACCGGCGACGAATCGGCCGACGACACCGTCGTTCTCGAGCACGACGACGCCGAGTACGTCACTGACTCGCCGGACGAGATCAGAGTCGGAACGAAAGACGAGACCACCGTCACTGATTCGACTCCCACCGACGCGACCGTCGACGACGGTCGACAAGAGTCAGCCGACTTCGACAGCGGTTCCGGCATCGAACGAGACGACTCGGTCCCCACCCCGACCGAGAACGTGGTCACCGCCGACGACGGCCCATCGGAGTTTTACTGCCCGCGCTGTGAGTACGTCGTGACCAACGATCGCGGCTCGCTGCGCGCTGGTGACATCTGCCCGGACTGTCGGAAAGGCTACCTCGCAGAACGATCTCGACGCTAA
- a CDS encoding DUF7535 family protein yields MSTKVSESTGYVPNGQMSAFGYVIAAVLVVVMLPLLPVIAVVWLLWRVFVSADEEESSYANWRNDPERRRLEPPFEEEVVEDEDEDEDEDETEAEAEA; encoded by the coding sequence ATGTCAACCAAAGTCTCGGAGTCGACGGGCTACGTGCCGAACGGACAGATGTCGGCGTTCGGGTACGTCATCGCGGCGGTTCTGGTGGTCGTCATGCTGCCCCTGTTGCCGGTCATCGCCGTTGTGTGGCTTCTCTGGCGGGTTTTCGTCAGCGCGGACGAGGAGGAATCGAGCTACGCGAACTGGCGAAACGATCCAGAACGACGGCGGTTGGAGCCGCCGTTCGAGGAGGAAGTAGTTGAAGACGAAGACGAAGACGAAGACGAAGACGAGACCGAGGCCGAGGCCGAGGCCTGA
- a CDS encoding DUF5808 domain-containing protein, which translates to MADKPTSGEILGVPYNFERPSISRLLSAHWEPGEGMLVEKPFGIGYTLNLANWRSWIVLAVAGILLWQQEQSPSSPDETEDEPVEVIVDEDED; encoded by the coding sequence ATGGCAGACAAACCGACCTCCGGTGAAATCCTCGGAGTACCGTACAACTTCGAACGGCCGAGCATCAGCCGTCTGCTCTCGGCCCACTGGGAACCCGGCGAAGGAATGCTCGTCGAGAAGCCGTTCGGTATCGGCTACACGCTGAACCTCGCCAACTGGCGCTCCTGGATCGTCCTCGCGGTAGCCGGTATCCTGCTCTGGCAGCAAGAACAGAGCCCCTCGAGCCCCGACGAGACCGAGGACGAACCCGTCGAAGTCATCGTCGACGAAGACGAGGACTAA
- a CDS encoding DUF5611 family protein has protein sequence MKEYKMRRGEYLEERIPDMESTVEDYFGSITDTQEYKGSDLYVIEKPANPVFEKIVAGTVEYSGKKDKLGVEFHERDPTELGPDELEAAEEAVDAKNDFLLEATGRDAKARRDSMKRSVEDDDDHDF, from the coding sequence ATGAAGGAGTACAAGATGCGTCGCGGTGAATATCTCGAGGAGCGAATTCCCGATATGGAGTCGACAGTCGAGGACTACTTTGGTTCCATCACCGACACCCAGGAGTACAAGGGAAGCGACCTCTACGTCATCGAGAAGCCCGCCAACCCCGTCTTCGAGAAAATCGTCGCCGGCACCGTCGAATACTCCGGCAAGAAAGACAAACTCGGCGTCGAGTTCCACGAACGCGATCCCACCGAACTCGGCCCCGACGAACTCGAAGCCGCCGAAGAAGCCGTCGACGCGAAAAACGACTTCCTGCTCGAGGCGACCGGTCGGGACGCCAAGGCTCGCCGCGACTCGATGAAACGATCCGTCGAAGACGACGACGATCACGACTTCTAA
- the ygfZ gene encoding CAF17-like 4Fe-4S cluster assembly/insertion protein YgfZ, with amino-acid sequence MSVIESIHEDHGATFGERGGRTIVEHFGRPERTHRAVRNGVGLLEIVYGVVVVEGDDRLEYVDNVVSNRVPSEDGRGCYALVLEPQGAVEVELYVYNAGERLLLFVPPEKAEPLAEEWSEKVFIQDVDIRVATDEYGIFGIHGPQATEKIASVLNGAASPDQRLSFVRGSMGDSGVTVARTDALTGEESYEVICAAADADAVYDVLLNQGLNAAPFGYRVFESLTLEAGSPRFESELAGTVPNVLGLRNALDFEKGCYVGQEVVSRVENQGRPSRRLTGLTLSSGVDDGEPRVPDPGAAVFDGDASVGEVTRAGKSPLLEETIALALVDYDLESGDLTVRVGGEEVPASRTELPFYEGSDRSARLPDYE; translated from the coding sequence ATGAGCGTCATCGAGTCGATCCACGAGGACCACGGGGCCACGTTCGGTGAACGGGGCGGGCGGACGATCGTCGAACACTTCGGCCGTCCAGAGCGGACTCACCGCGCGGTCCGCAACGGCGTCGGCCTGCTCGAGATTGTCTACGGAGTCGTCGTCGTGGAAGGCGACGACCGCCTCGAGTACGTCGACAACGTCGTCTCGAATCGCGTCCCCAGCGAGGACGGTCGGGGCTGTTACGCGCTCGTCCTCGAGCCCCAGGGCGCAGTCGAGGTCGAACTGTACGTCTACAACGCCGGTGAGCGGTTACTGCTGTTCGTTCCGCCCGAGAAAGCGGAACCGCTGGCCGAAGAGTGGTCGGAGAAGGTATTCATTCAGGACGTCGACATCCGCGTCGCAACAGACGAGTACGGGATCTTCGGCATCCACGGACCGCAGGCGACCGAAAAGATCGCGAGCGTCCTCAACGGCGCGGCTTCGCCCGACCAGCGACTCTCGTTCGTCCGGGGTTCGATGGGCGACTCAGGTGTCACCGTCGCCCGTACCGACGCGCTGACCGGCGAGGAGAGCTACGAGGTGATCTGTGCCGCCGCCGACGCAGACGCCGTCTACGACGTGCTCTTGAACCAGGGACTGAACGCTGCCCCCTTCGGCTACCGGGTCTTCGAGAGTCTCACGCTCGAGGCTGGCTCGCCGCGTTTCGAGAGTGAACTCGCGGGGACGGTCCCGAACGTACTCGGCCTTCGAAACGCCTTAGACTTCGAGAAGGGCTGTTATGTCGGCCAGGAAGTCGTCTCCCGCGTCGAAAATCAGGGACGGCCGAGCCGTCGGCTCACCGGACTGACGCTCTCCAGTGGCGTTGACGACGGCGAGCCACGGGTTCCGGACCCCGGTGCAGCCGTCTTCGACGGCGACGCCTCCGTCGGAGAGGTCACTCGAGCGGGAAAGAGCCCACTACTCGAGGAGACGATCGCGCTCGCGCTCGTCGACTACGACCTCGAGAGTGGCGACCTGACGGTTCGCGTCGGTGGTGAGGAGGTGCCAGCGAGTCGGACCGAACTGCCGTTCTACGAGGGATCGGATCGGTCGGCGCGGTTGCCGGACTACGAGTGA
- a CDS encoding DUF6432 family protein, with the protein MRAKREYRDRSRTEVAVLDALVDRVDDGMTVFELRAAAETEIDDLEDALATLKEDDLIVVESDGDRTLIKPDERVVPDISDDDGPEETIGDWLRDRFPF; encoded by the coding sequence ATGAGAGCGAAGCGGGAGTATCGGGATCGCAGCCGGACGGAGGTTGCGGTCCTCGACGCGCTCGTCGATCGAGTCGACGACGGAATGACCGTCTTCGAGCTCCGTGCGGCCGCCGAGACCGAGATCGACGACCTCGAGGACGCGCTTGCGACCCTCAAGGAGGACGATCTGATCGTCGTCGAATCGGACGGTGACCGGACCCTGATCAAGCCCGACGAGCGGGTGGTGCCAGACATCTCCGACGACGACGGCCCCGAGGAGACGATCGGAGACTGGCTCCGAGACCGGTTCCCCTTCTGA